From Methanomicrobiales archaeon HGW-Methanomicrobiales-1, a single genomic window includes:
- the recQ gene encoding DNA helicase RecQ — MKTDELLKKYWGYREFLPHQKEIIESVLNGNDTLAIMATGGGKSLCYQLPALYLGGLTVVISPLISLMKDQVDDLNARGIPAAAYNSSLDYRDRTRIESELKEGTLRLLFISPEKCMQPNFLESLKVSPIHLIAIDEAHCISEWGHNFRPEYRQLAQLKKVFPAVPLVALTATAIPEVRRDIREQLGLSHAQEFIGSFNRKNLQYRIIPKKNAMIFLANYVGQHRNDAGIIYCMSKKETEDIAADLQKRGFKAQAYHAGLSKPVREKVQDAFIRDAIQVVCATVAFGMGIDKPDVRYVIHFDLPKTVESYYQETGRAGRDGQYSECVLLYSRGDYSRVRSMLEHDDAGERNLRLALKKLQDVTEYCETTTCRRKFLLNYFGEEYTEENCASCDNCDHPPDMIDCTEPAAMIVGCVKQLPSRFGIELISDVLRGSKSTKIQDYKLDILPAYGSGKKYSKAQYRTWINELVRQGYLDRTGDKYPVIGCTGRSEELLKGRARVMLPVPERETAKRAPAVSMASASAEDSALFLRLKSLRKAIADRNGVPPYVIFPDKSLHEMACTRPGDRESFSLISGVGEYKLGKYGPEFMEEIRKG, encoded by the coding sequence ATGAAAACCGATGAACTCTTGAAAAAATACTGGGGCTACCGGGAGTTCCTGCCCCACCAGAAGGAGATCATCGAATCTGTCTTAAACGGCAACGACACGCTCGCGATCATGGCAACCGGCGGTGGAAAATCGCTCTGCTACCAGTTGCCGGCATTGTACCTTGGCGGGCTCACGGTCGTCATCTCCCCGCTTATCTCGCTCATGAAGGACCAGGTCGACGATCTAAATGCCCGGGGAATTCCTGCGGCTGCGTACAACAGTTCGCTGGATTACCGCGACCGGACCCGGATCGAGAGCGAGCTCAAAGAAGGAACGCTCCGGCTGCTGTTCATATCTCCCGAAAAATGCATGCAGCCCAATTTCCTGGAATCGCTCAAGGTGTCGCCGATACATCTCATCGCTATCGATGAAGCGCACTGCATCTCGGAATGGGGCCACAACTTCCGGCCGGAATACCGGCAGCTGGCCCAGCTGAAAAAAGTCTTTCCGGCCGTGCCGCTCGTGGCATTAACGGCAACGGCAATTCCCGAAGTGCGCCGGGATATCCGCGAGCAACTCGGGTTGTCGCACGCACAGGAATTTATCGGCAGTTTCAACCGGAAAAATCTCCAGTACCGGATCATCCCGAAGAAGAACGCGATGATCTTTCTTGCCAATTACGTAGGCCAGCACCGCAATGATGCCGGCATCATCTACTGCATGAGCAAGAAAGAGACCGAAGATATTGCAGCCGATCTCCAGAAACGCGGGTTCAAGGCGCAGGCCTATCACGCAGGGCTCTCGAAACCGGTCCGGGAAAAAGTCCAGGACGCATTCATCCGCGATGCGATACAGGTAGTCTGTGCCACCGTTGCGTTTGGCATGGGCATCGACAAGCCCGATGTACGGTATGTGATCCATTTCGATCTGCCCAAGACCGTGGAATCCTATTACCAGGAGACCGGGCGGGCGGGGCGCGACGGCCAGTACAGCGAGTGCGTCCTGCTCTACAGCCGGGGGGATTACTCGCGGGTCCGCTCCATGCTGGAGCATGACGATGCGGGCGAACGGAATCTCCGGCTGGCGCTCAAAAAACTGCAGGACGTGACGGAGTACTGCGAGACCACGACATGCCGGCGGAAATTCCTTCTCAACTATTTTGGCGAGGAATATACCGAAGAAAATTGCGCATCGTGCGACAACTGCGATCATCCGCCCGATATGATCGACTGCACCGAACCGGCAGCGATGATTGTCGGCTGCGTCAAGCAGCTGCCCTCCCGGTTCGGCATTGAACTGATCTCTGATGTGCTCCGCGGTTCAAAGAGCACAAAGATCCAGGATTATAAGCTCGACATCCTGCCGGCCTATGGTTCCGGGAAAAAGTACAGCAAGGCCCAGTACCGGACGTGGATCAACGAGTTGGTCCGGCAGGGATACCTTGACCGGACGGGCGACAAGTACCCGGTGATCGGCTGTACCGGAAGGAGCGAGGAACTGCTCAAGGGACGGGCGCGGGTCATGCTGCCGGTTCCTGAACGCGAGACTGCAAAGCGTGCACCGGCCGTATCCATGGCAAGCGCGAGCGCTGAAGATTCCGCATTGTTCCTGCGCCTGAAATCCCTGCGCAAGGCAATCGCGGACCGGAACGGTGTGCCGCCCTATGTCATCTTCCCGGACAAGAGCCTGCATGAGATGGCCTGCACCCGGCCCGGGGACCGGGAGAGTTTTTCCCTGATCTCCGGTGTCGGGGAATACAAGCTGGGGAAGTACGGGCCGGAATTTATGGAAGAGATAAGAAAAGGGTGA
- a CDS encoding metallophosphoesterase produces the protein MGAVIFSDVHADAGAIAALSACIRMPSFLETFGPVDRVINLGDILHRGDHPAEALEKIHTLSREYKLVSVMGNHDHAYLHGLMVSGSDAASMYRHEQLRDSPLLSIFERMPMEWSDNGMLFVHGGPLELGTQTLQLKCWQRLSHQAGESFTGYHYTADMAFDALQARGLTHLCCGHQHTHICCRKTPQGIEQYPLDFQPLPLKKKGGSLKLEVARVPLDLPTINRLGGCHGSEPEFAYTDYSTFSYIRIV, from the coding sequence ATGGGTGCAGTAATATTTTCTGATGTGCATGCCGATGCAGGAGCGATTGCCGCGCTATCTGCATGTATCCGCATGCCGTCATTCCTGGAAACCTTTGGCCCTGTAGACCGGGTCATCAATCTCGGGGACATACTCCATCGGGGGGATCACCCGGCAGAAGCACTTGAAAAGATCCATACCCTTTCCCGCGAGTATAAGCTCGTATCGGTGATGGGCAATCACGACCATGCCTATCTCCACGGGCTTATGGTCAGCGGGAGCGATGCAGCGAGCATGTACCGCCATGAACAGCTGCGGGATTCACCCCTCCTCTCGATATTTGAACGGATGCCCATGGAATGGTCGGACAACGGGATGCTTTTCGTTCACGGGGGGCCGCTGGAGTTAGGGACCCAGACCCTCCAGCTCAAATGCTGGCAGCGGCTTTCTCACCAGGCAGGAGAATCATTTACCGGGTATCATTATACTGCGGACATGGCATTCGATGCCCTGCAGGCACGGGGATTGACCCATCTCTGCTGCGGGCACCAGCATACGCACATCTGCTGCCGGAAAACCCCGCAGGGGATCGAGCAGTACCCTCTTGACTTCCAGCCGCTCCCGCTGAAAAAAAAGGGAGGGAGCCTGAAGCTTGAAGTGGCAAGGGTTCCTCTTGACCTGCCGACTATCAACCGGCTGGGTGGCTGCCATGGAAGCGAACCGGAATTTGCCTACACTGATTATTCCACGTTTTCCTATATCCGGATTGTCTGA